One Chitinophagales bacterium genomic window carries:
- a CDS encoding TonB-dependent receptor → MKQNLLFIFSAILFCYCQQSFGKTLNNFLPADPISGTVVSKNGEPVIGATVYLKGTTIGTYTDVDGRFSLPITETNNYTIVITYIGYKPYEKEITTNESALEPIVLQEDALNLSEVIVTGYTTPKKKLESSVAITTMNSKRIEELAPQSAADLLQSVPGFVVETSGGEVGNNLFARGIPSAGAYEYVQIQEDGLPVFEDGALQFANADNWLRIDETVNRVEALRGGSGSIYATNAPGGIINFISKTGSNNSGGTAKLTGGTSGLFRTDLNVGGAIVPDKLFYNVGGFYRVDNGIRNPGFKANNGGQLKANIKYVFDQGSATLYYKKLDDRNLFLLPIPLTDKDDPKGIDGFDPNYGTLTSRNFSQLQVPQYGGGYFSRNLENGIHPNVDAFGGQVRRDLGSGFAVNDYFRYTNINLNYTAIFPGAEPQTAADFATNYTTTGGASFPVATPGYFYANSGLAANPALVAKVGYWAIDKQMNNFANNLRFDYSNQMFDISLGYYYSNWTSDQYWNWSNLLIEVTDNPQLLNLVDLSLTPGDTNYSRTYNGVSDISWLTRKAETKGDVNALFASAEIRATSDLTFDIGLRYDIDRYKGYKANSQFFSQNLDSSSFNYDFTTTTADNSITTTEMPFLYWAYDVNRLSFSGAANYKFTENMAAYIRYSNGFRSPIEEAYFDNAENLDKLKPTVINQVELGFKYQANNFAVFANAFYMILDNIAFTDILANGQSENKFAKAQNIGLEAEAEFNFGDFSLSLSGTLQDPTFKDFAGSGFDFNTNKVRRIPSVYGLLRPSYNITKDLMVYVEGNYFGKKYSDNANQFALPAFFVLDAGVALTVKQVRFAIDGTNLTNTIGLTEGNPRITTAPGSIYYARPILGTFAKASITVNF, encoded by the coding sequence ATGAAACAAAATCTACTCTTCATTTTCTCTGCAATTTTATTCTGCTATTGTCAACAATCGTTCGGTAAGACTTTAAATAATTTTTTACCAGCAGATCCTATTTCCGGTACAGTAGTAAGCAAGAATGGTGAGCCAGTTATCGGCGCTACTGTCTACCTTAAAGGAACCACTATCGGTACCTATACTGATGTTGACGGGAGGTTCAGCTTACCCATAACTGAGACAAATAATTACACTATTGTTATAACCTACATAGGCTACAAGCCATATGAAAAGGAAATAACCACTAATGAAAGTGCCTTGGAACCCATCGTGCTGCAGGAAGATGCGCTGAACTTATCGGAAGTGATTGTTACAGGGTATACCACTCCAAAGAAAAAACTGGAGTCGAGTGTGGCAATTACTACTATGAACAGCAAAAGAATAGAAGAACTGGCCCCGCAAAGCGCAGCCGATTTGTTACAATCTGTTCCCGGCTTTGTAGTGGAAACATCAGGGGGTGAAGTAGGTAATAATCTTTTTGCAAGAGGTATTCCTTCTGCAGGAGCTTACGAGTATGTGCAAATACAGGAAGATGGACTTCCCGTATTCGAGGATGGCGCTCTTCAATTTGCGAATGCAGACAATTGGCTGCGGATCGATGAAACGGTGAACCGGGTGGAGGCTTTAAGGGGTGGTTCGGGTTCTATCTATGCAACCAATGCACCGGGTGGTATCATTAACTTCATTAGTAAAACAGGATCTAATAATTCTGGGGGCACGGCGAAGCTTACCGGAGGTACTTCGGGATTGTTCAGAACAGATTTGAATGTGGGAGGCGCTATAGTGCCTGATAAGCTTTTTTACAACGTGGGCGGCTTTTACCGGGTCGATAATGGAATACGCAACCCTGGCTTTAAGGCAAATAACGGCGGACAACTTAAAGCGAACATTAAATATGTGTTTGACCAAGGATCTGCAACTTTGTATTACAAAAAATTGGATGACAGAAATTTATTCCTTCTCCCCATACCTTTAACTGACAAAGATGATCCTAAAGGTATTGATGGCTTTGATCCCAATTATGGCACACTCACTTCCAGAAACTTTAGCCAGCTACAGGTCCCTCAATATGGTGGAGGTTATTTTTCCAGGAATTTAGAAAATGGTATTCATCCAAACGTAGATGCTTTTGGCGGACAAGTGAGAAGAGACCTTGGAAGTGGATTCGCTGTTAACGATTATTTCCGTTACACAAATATTAACCTTAATTACACGGCCATTTTTCCGGGTGCTGAGCCACAAACTGCCGCAGACTTTGCAACTAATTATACCACCACCGGCGGTGCTTCTTTTCCTGTCGCCACTCCCGGCTATTTTTATGCTAATTCAGGATTAGCTGCTAACCCTGCCCTGGTAGCCAAAGTAGGTTACTGGGCGATAGATAAGCAAATGAACAATTTTGCAAATAATCTCAGATTTGATTATAGCAATCAAATGTTTGATATTTCGCTTGGATATTATTACTCTAACTGGACCTCAGACCAGTATTGGAACTGGAGCAATCTGCTGATAGAGGTTACCGATAATCCTCAGTTACTCAATCTCGTCGATTTATCATTAACTCCTGGTGATACTAATTACTCGAGAACATACAATGGAGTTTCTGATATATCATGGCTTACCAGAAAAGCAGAAACAAAAGGCGATGTGAACGCCTTATTTGCAAGTGCCGAAATCAGGGCTACTTCTGATCTTACTTTTGATATTGGTCTCCGGTATGATATCGACCGGTACAAAGGCTACAAAGCTAATTCTCAGTTTTTCTCACAAAACTTAGACAGCAGTAGCTTTAACTACGACTTTACTACCACCACTGCCGATAACTCTATTACCACTACAGAAATGCCTTTTTTATATTGGGCTTATGATGTTAACCGCTTATCATTTTCAGGTGCTGCTAATTATAAGTTTACAGAAAACATGGCTGCTTACATCAGATACAGCAATGGTTTCAGATCACCTATAGAAGAAGCCTATTTCGACAATGCCGAGAACTTAGACAAATTAAAGCCTACTGTTATTAACCAGGTGGAATTGGGTTTCAAATACCAGGCTAACAACTTTGCGGTATTTGCCAACGCCTTTTATATGATATTGGATAACATTGCTTTTACCGATATTCTCGCCAACGGGCAGTCTGAAAATAAATTTGCTAAAGCGCAAAACATAGGGTTAGAAGCAGAAGCTGAATTTAATTTCGGTGACTTTTCTCTTAGTCTTTCAGGAACATTACAGGATCCTACATTTAAAGATTTTGCAGGAAGTGGATTTGATTTCAATACGAATAAGGTGAGAAGAATTCCATCGGTATATGGCTTGTTAAGGCCGTCGTACAACATTACTAAAGACTTAATGGTGTATGTGGAAGGAAATTATTTTGGAAAGAAATATTCTGACAATGCTAATCAATTTGCTTTGCCGGCCTTTTTTGTTTTGGATGCTGGGGTGGCCCTTACTGTTAAACAGGTGCGTTTTGCAATAGATGGAACTAATTTAACAAACACCATAGGTCTAACTGAGGGCAATCCGCGAATCACTACAGCCCCCGGTTCTATTTATTATGCGAGGCCAATTCTGGGAACCTTCGCCAAAGCATCCATTACTGTTAATTTTTAG